The following proteins are co-located in the Streptomyces sp. DT2A-34 genome:
- a CDS encoding MbtH family protein, with translation MADNPFDDEDSTFLVLVNDENQHSLWPLFADVPAGWSTVHGPAPRAACLDYIEREWTDMRPASLVRAMSAAAEGDR, from the coding sequence GTGGCCGACAACCCCTTCGACGACGAGGACAGCACGTTCCTCGTACTGGTCAACGACGAGAACCAGCACTCGCTCTGGCCCCTTTTCGCCGACGTCCCGGCGGGCTGGAGCACCGTGCACGGCCCGGCTCCCCGCGCCGCGTGCCTGGACTACATCGAGCGTGAGTGGACCGACATGCGTCCCGCGAGCCTCGTACGCGCCATGAGCGCGGCCGCCGAGGGCGACCGGTAG
- the hppD gene encoding 4-hydroxyphenylpyruvate dioxygenase, with protein sequence MTVHGIAYLDLYTQDRASTTDYFAGLGFTPIAESQGDDRSSTLLRQGDLRLAVTSGPAVRDFLDKHGDGVADIALTCDDVSAAVGRAVAAGAADLGSPYSAPVVSGFGDVRHTLLPVAEGDPGRTPPTGRWMPVAASVPRPPQTVRLLDHIAVCVEGGRLGEYADFYRDAFAFTHYSAEYVALGGQAMDSVVVRSASENVTFTLVAPDPGKEAGQLEAFLERNGGPGVQHLAFLVDDIVSAVRRFREDGGVEFLSTPDSYYDMLSDRLPDLADRIEDLQDAQVLADSDEWGHLMQLFTKSPYERNTLFFELIQRQGSRGFGSANIRALYEAVERDRLAAS encoded by the coding sequence ATGACTGTTCACGGCATCGCGTATCTCGACCTCTACACACAGGACCGGGCGTCCACGACCGACTACTTCGCCGGCCTGGGCTTCACGCCGATCGCGGAGTCCCAGGGCGACGATCGCAGCTCCACCCTGCTCCGGCAGGGCGACCTGCGGCTCGCCGTGACGTCGGGACCGGCGGTGCGGGACTTCCTGGACAAGCACGGGGACGGTGTCGCGGACATAGCCCTGACCTGTGACGACGTCTCGGCGGCCGTGGGGCGCGCGGTGGCGGCCGGTGCGGCCGACCTCGGTTCCCCCTACAGCGCGCCCGTCGTGTCGGGGTTCGGGGACGTACGGCACACCCTGCTGCCCGTGGCCGAGGGCGACCCCGGCCGGACTCCGCCCACCGGCCGCTGGATGCCGGTCGCGGCCTCCGTCCCGCGGCCGCCGCAGACCGTCCGGCTGCTGGACCACATCGCGGTCTGCGTCGAGGGCGGCCGACTCGGCGAGTACGCCGACTTCTACCGGGACGCCTTCGCCTTCACGCACTACTCGGCCGAGTACGTGGCGCTCGGCGGGCAGGCCATGGACTCCGTCGTGGTGCGCAGCGCGTCGGAGAACGTCACCTTCACCCTGGTCGCACCCGACCCCGGCAAGGAGGCCGGCCAGCTCGAAGCCTTCCTGGAGCGCAACGGGGGGCCCGGAGTGCAGCATCTGGCGTTCCTCGTCGACGACATCGTCTCCGCGGTGCGCCGGTTCCGGGAGGACGGGGGCGTGGAGTTCCTGAGCACGCCGGACAGCTACTACGACATGCTCAGCGACCGGCTGCCCGACCTGGCGGACCGGATCGAGGACCTACAGGACGCGCAGGTGCTGGCCGACAGCGACGAGTGGGGGCATCTGATGCAGTTGTTCACCAAGTCACCGTACGAACGCAACACCCTCTTCTTCGAGCTGATTCAGCGTCAGGGCTCGCGAGGGTTCGGCAGCGCGAACATCCGGGCCCTGTACGAGGCCGTCGAGCGCGACCGGCTCGCCGCCTCGTGA
- a CDS encoding MFS transporter yields the protein MSRRTSGPQPGLWRNADFRNLWFGLTASLFGAKITAIAVPLIASRTLHATPLEMGSLVAMEYLPYLVISLAAGVWLDRRSELPLLIASDIARAGLLMAVPVVWFLDVLSVPLLLAVALLIGCCTVVSDIGSTSYLPSLVGRDQLIEGNSKLELSSSASNIGGNALGGVVLQLVSAPLTLMFNSAAYLLSAAFTFRIRHREPERQVHDRRPGMFQEVREGVQAVFGHPTIRRIVLATMIFNFFTFVIEPVLLLFLTRTLDLPAFSIGLVFSASGAGALTGALIAGRVSRRLGLGRTLVGSLLSAGVAALLIPATALVPSWSAPFIIVIVYFVNSVIVIVYNVNQRSLRAALTPDRLQGRMNASIRMVVMGVAPAGAFLGGALGNWLGTLPVLVLGAAGIMLASCSLLLSHVRTVAALPVLADAASSTAPPVRGRRTGEAHEERGTPGSRVGHGPFERVDSG from the coding sequence ATGTCCCGGCGCACCTCGGGACCCCAGCCGGGGCTGTGGCGGAACGCGGACTTCCGCAACCTCTGGTTCGGGCTGACGGCGTCGCTCTTCGGCGCCAAGATCACCGCGATCGCCGTGCCTCTGATCGCGAGCCGCACGCTGCACGCCACACCGCTGGAGATGGGCTCGCTCGTGGCGATGGAGTACCTGCCCTACCTGGTCATCAGCCTGGCCGCCGGCGTCTGGCTCGACCGCCGGTCAGAGCTGCCCCTGCTGATCGCGAGTGACATCGCCCGCGCCGGTCTGCTCATGGCCGTTCCGGTGGTCTGGTTCCTCGACGTCCTGTCGGTCCCCCTGCTCCTCGCCGTGGCGCTCCTCATCGGGTGCTGCACCGTCGTCTCGGACATCGGCAGTACGTCGTACCTGCCCTCGCTCGTCGGCCGCGACCAACTGATCGAGGGCAACAGCAAGCTGGAGCTGAGCAGTTCCGCCTCCAACATCGGCGGCAACGCGCTGGGCGGAGTGGTGCTCCAACTGGTCTCAGCGCCCCTGACGCTGATGTTCAACTCGGCGGCGTACCTGCTGTCCGCCGCGTTCACCTTCCGCATCCGGCACCGGGAGCCGGAGCGGCAGGTTCACGACCGGCGGCCGGGCATGTTCCAGGAGGTACGCGAGGGCGTCCAGGCGGTCTTCGGGCACCCCACCATCCGCAGGATCGTCCTGGCCACCATGATCTTCAACTTCTTCACCTTCGTCATCGAGCCGGTCCTGCTGCTCTTCCTCACCCGGACCCTGGACCTGCCGGCCTTCTCCATCGGCCTGGTCTTCTCCGCGTCCGGTGCCGGGGCCCTCACCGGGGCGCTGATCGCCGGACGGGTGAGCCGCCGCCTCGGCCTGGGCCGCACGCTCGTCGGCTCGCTGCTCTCGGCAGGTGTGGCCGCGCTGCTGATCCCCGCCACTGCCCTGGTTCCCTCCTGGTCCGCCCCCTTCATCATCGTCATCGTGTACTTCGTCAACTCCGTGATAGTGATCGTCTACAACGTCAACCAGCGCAGTCTGCGCGCCGCCCTGACTCCCGACCGGCTCCAGGGCCGGATGAACGCGTCGATCCGCATGGTGGTCATGGGCGTGGCACCCGCCGGAGCCTTCCTCGGCGGCGCACTCGGCAACTGGCTCGGCACCCTGCCGGTCCTCGTCCTCGGCGCCGCCGGAATCATGCTGGCCAGTTGCTCCCTGCTCCTCTCCCACGTCCGGACGGTCGCCGCGCTCCCGGTCCTGGCGGACGCCGCCTCCTCGACCGCGCCCCCGGTGAGAGGCCGCCGGACCGGAGAGGCCCATGAAGAGCGGGGTACGCCTGGGTCACGGGTCGGCCACGGACCGTTCGAAAGGGTGGATTCCGGGTGA
- a CDS encoding aminotransferase class I/II-fold pyridoxal phosphate-dependent enzyme, whose amino-acid sequence MFTLTDYAGQARTMLPGSVWDFIEGGAGEERTLAANRAAFDRVRLFPRALSGTDRPSLATTVLGRTWRTPFAVAPMAYHRLAHPAGEVATAQAAGAAGVPLVVSTFASRTFEDIKAAAGGPLWLQVYCFQDRSLTRDLVARAESAGFEALVLTVDAPILGSRHRDLRNRFRLPEDIGPVNLPDGEFSSPGDHARAEFAPALDWSVVEWLRGVSALPVLVKGVLTASDARLALAAGATGVVVSNHGGRQLDGAPATLDVLPEIAAAVAGACPVLLDSGVRRGSDILAALASGADGVLVGRPVLHGLTVAREVGAQHVLDILASELAEAMILTGTSSTGEVAPALLGPQSEVAPALLGPRAPATPPHMSGSTASDPALPGPRANSVPPPPAPQSAHDLRKADLHGSLRDPLLDTMTFLNEITDRYPAAVSFAPGRPYDGFFDTEDVFKSLRRYLDHLEAGGASPGQVRSALFQYGPTAGQIREVIADWLREHEGIDIPAESVVVTVGCQEAILLAIRALISAPEDVLLVSSPCYVGATGAARLLDAEVTAVPEGPEGLRCADLRAVVRRERARGRRPRAFYLVPDHANPSGATLPLATRRELLDLAAQEDILLLEDSPYRLVSPGERLPTLKSLDRDRRVVHLGSLAKTLFPGARVGFAVADQTVVDETTGARVLLADELAKLKSMVTVNTSPVTQAVVAGMLLAEGGRATEHGVEAAARYGDAMRTVLEQLDAAFPLPERTALGVSWNRPSGGFFLTVTVPFAADEAALARSAEKFGVIWTPMSYFYPDGGGENALRLSVSYLSPPDIVEGVARLARFITSCRAVPAVSEI is encoded by the coding sequence ATGTTCACCCTGACCGACTACGCCGGACAGGCCCGCACGATGCTGCCGGGGAGTGTCTGGGACTTCATCGAGGGCGGCGCCGGCGAGGAACGGACGCTCGCCGCCAACCGGGCGGCCTTCGACCGGGTACGGCTGTTCCCGCGAGCGCTGTCCGGCACGGACCGGCCCTCCCTCGCGACCACGGTCCTCGGCCGCACCTGGCGGACCCCCTTTGCCGTCGCCCCCATGGCCTACCACCGGCTGGCCCACCCGGCCGGCGAGGTCGCGACCGCGCAGGCCGCCGGGGCCGCCGGAGTGCCCCTGGTGGTGAGCACGTTCGCGAGCCGCACCTTCGAGGACATCAAGGCGGCGGCCGGCGGCCCGCTGTGGCTCCAGGTGTACTGCTTCCAGGACCGCTCCCTGACGCGGGACCTCGTCGCACGCGCCGAGAGCGCCGGCTTCGAAGCCCTGGTCCTGACCGTCGACGCCCCCATCCTGGGCAGCCGTCACCGGGACCTGCGCAACCGTTTCCGGCTCCCCGAGGACATCGGGCCCGTCAACCTTCCCGACGGCGAGTTCTCCTCGCCCGGCGACCACGCGCGCGCCGAGTTCGCCCCCGCTCTCGACTGGTCGGTCGTCGAGTGGCTGCGGGGCGTCAGCGCGCTGCCGGTGCTGGTCAAGGGGGTGCTCACCGCGTCCGACGCCCGGCTGGCGCTGGCCGCGGGGGCCACCGGCGTCGTGGTGTCCAACCACGGCGGACGGCAGCTGGACGGCGCCCCGGCCACGCTGGACGTGCTGCCCGAGATCGCGGCGGCGGTCGCGGGCGCCTGCCCGGTGCTCCTGGACAGCGGCGTGCGCCGCGGGTCCGACATCCTGGCGGCTCTGGCGTCCGGTGCCGACGGGGTGCTGGTGGGGCGGCCCGTCCTGCACGGCCTGACCGTGGCGCGCGAGGTCGGCGCCCAGCATGTGCTGGACATCCTGGCGAGTGAGCTGGCGGAAGCGATGATCCTCACCGGCACGTCCTCGACCGGCGAGGTGGCTCCGGCCCTGCTCGGCCCGCAGAGCGAGGTGGCTCCGGCCCTGCTCGGCCCGCGTGCCCCTGCCACGCCACCCCATATGTCCGGCTCCACCGCCTCGGACCCCGCGCTTCCCGGCCCGCGCGCCAACTCCGTCCCGCCCCCGCCCGCTCCGCAATCCGCTCACGACCTGCGGAAGGCGGATCTGCACGGCAGTCTGCGGGACCCGCTGCTCGACACGATGACCTTCCTCAACGAGATCACCGACCGCTACCCCGCGGCGGTCTCGTTCGCTCCGGGCCGTCCCTACGACGGCTTCTTCGACACCGAGGACGTCTTCAAGAGCCTGCGCCGCTACCTCGACCACCTGGAGGCCGGCGGTGCCTCGCCCGGCCAGGTGCGCTCCGCTCTCTTCCAGTACGGCCCCACGGCCGGCCAGATCCGCGAGGTAATCGCCGACTGGCTGCGCGAACACGAGGGCATCGACATCCCGGCGGAGTCCGTCGTCGTGACGGTCGGCTGCCAGGAGGCGATCCTCCTGGCGATCCGCGCCCTCATCTCGGCTCCCGAGGACGTCCTGCTCGTCTCCAGTCCCTGCTACGTCGGCGCCACCGGCGCGGCACGGCTGCTCGACGCCGAGGTGACCGCGGTCCCCGAGGGCCCGGAGGGACTGCGCTGCGCCGACCTGAGGGCGGTCGTCCGACGGGAGCGGGCGCGTGGACGCCGGCCCCGCGCCTTCTACCTGGTCCCCGACCACGCCAACCCGTCCGGGGCGACGCTGCCCCTCGCCACGCGACGGGAACTGCTCGACCTGGCGGCCCAAGAGGACATCCTCCTCCTGGAGGACAGCCCCTACCGGCTGGTGAGCCCTGGCGAGCGGCTGCCGACTCTCAAGTCCCTCGACCGCGACCGGCGGGTCGTGCACCTGGGCTCGCTGGCCAAGACTCTCTTTCCGGGTGCCCGAGTCGGCTTCGCCGTCGCGGACCAGACCGTCGTGGACGAGACGACGGGTGCGCGCGTGCTGCTGGCGGACGAACTCGCCAAGCTCAAGAGCATGGTGACGGTGAACACGTCACCGGTGACGCAGGCCGTCGTCGCGGGCATGCTGCTCGCCGAGGGCGGCCGTGCCACGGAGCACGGCGTAGAGGCGGCGGCCCGTTACGGCGACGCGATGCGGACCGTGCTGGAGCAGCTCGACGCGGCCTTCCCCTTGCCGGAGCGGACCGCGCTGGGTGTCAGCTGGAACAGGCCCTCGGGCGGTTTCTTCCTGACCGTGACGGTGCCCTTCGCAGCCGACGAAGCGGCTTTGGCCCGCTCCGCGGAGAAGTTCGGTGTCATCTGGACGCCTATGTCCTATTTCTATCCGGACGGCGGCGGGGAGAATGCGCTGCGGCTTTCGGTGAGTTACCTCTCGCCGCCGGACATTGTCGAAGGGGTCGCCCGTCTCGCGCGATTCATCACGTCGTGCCGCGCCGTTCCGGCCGTTTCGGAAATCTGA
- a CDS encoding CoA-transferase subunit beta, which translates to MTGTSTAEQTHVTGDELMEVCAARALAGARTCLAGVGIPSTAANLARRTYHPDLVVIYESGVIGSKPSRLPLSIADGELAETADLVIPMPEMFNYWIQGGRIDIGFLGAAQVDRFANINSTAVDRGPELPEKRLPGAGGAPEIAAHCGGVLIVVRHTTRNFVAKADFVTTFGHGSGPGDRKRFGLPGAGPVAVITDLGVLRPDPATAELVLTEVHPGVTVDQVRAATGWDLRVADPLGVTEPPTREELAALRALKNADGAAKR; encoded by the coding sequence ATGACCGGGACATCGACCGCTGAGCAGACCCACGTCACCGGGGACGAGCTGATGGAGGTCTGCGCCGCCCGAGCGCTGGCCGGGGCCAGGACCTGTCTGGCGGGCGTCGGCATCCCCAGCACGGCGGCCAACCTCGCCCGCCGGACGTACCATCCGGATCTCGTCGTGATCTACGAGTCGGGCGTCATCGGCTCCAAGCCCAGCCGGCTGCCGCTCTCCATCGCCGACGGCGAACTCGCGGAGACCGCGGACCTGGTGATCCCGATGCCGGAGATGTTCAACTACTGGATCCAGGGCGGCCGCATCGACATCGGCTTCCTGGGCGCCGCCCAGGTGGACCGGTTCGCCAACATCAACAGCACCGCCGTGGACCGCGGGCCGGAGCTGCCCGAGAAACGCCTCCCCGGCGCCGGCGGCGCGCCCGAGATCGCCGCGCACTGCGGCGGTGTACTGATCGTGGTGCGGCACACCACCCGCAACTTCGTGGCGAAGGCGGACTTCGTGACGACCTTCGGCCACGGCTCGGGACCCGGTGACCGCAAGAGGTTCGGGCTGCCCGGCGCCGGGCCGGTCGCCGTCATCACCGACCTGGGCGTCCTGCGGCCGGATCCGGCCACGGCGGAACTCGTCCTCACCGAGGTGCATCCCGGAGTGACGGTCGACCAGGTACGGGCCGCGACGGGCTGGGACCTCCGCGTCGCCGACCCCCTGGGCGTCACCGAACCGCCCACCCGCGAGGAACTCGCCGCGCTGCGCGCCCTGAAGAACGCGGACGGCGCCGCGAAGCGCTGA
- a CDS encoding cytochrome P450: protein MIPTAVDEILRWTASATHLVRTARQDTVIGGQRIRRGDRVVLWLPSANRDPDEFTDADRFDLTRTPNRHLSLGSGPHHCIGVQLAKLEIRAVLQELTGQVHRIVQYEQAERLDSIVVNGFRTLPVQLEPRASVRVLE from the coding sequence GTGATTCCCACCGCCGTGGACGAGATCCTGAGGTGGACGGCCAGCGCCACGCACCTGGTGCGGACCGCGCGCCAGGACACGGTGATCGGCGGGCAGCGGATCCGCCGCGGTGACCGTGTGGTGCTGTGGCTGCCCTCGGCCAACCGGGATCCGGACGAGTTCACCGACGCGGACAGGTTCGACCTGACCAGGACGCCGAACCGGCACCTCTCGCTCGGCAGCGGGCCCCATCACTGCATCGGCGTCCAGCTCGCCAAGCTGGAGATCCGGGCCGTGCTCCAGGAGCTGACCGGCCAGGTGCACCGGATCGTCCAGTACGAGCAGGCCGAACGCCTGGACTCCATCGTCGTCAATGGATTCCGTACGCTGCCGGTCCAGTTGGAGCCGCGCGCGTCGGTGCGTGTCCTGGAGTGA
- a CDS encoding CoA transferase subunit A, with amino-acid sequence MSEIHDLRDAVAKLIHDGDTVALEGFTHLIPFRAAHEIIRQGMTDLTLVRMTPDLLYDQLIGVGAAQKLVFSWGGSPGVGSLHRFRDAVENGWPRPLELDEHSHAGMVNRYVAGASRLPFAVLRGYRGNDIAGRTESVAPVVCPFTGEELTAVAALNPDVTVIHAQRADRAGNVQLWGLLGVQKEAVLAADRVLVTVEELVDRLTPVPGAITLPAWVVDAVAVVPGGAHPSYAAGYSSRDNDYYRAWSEVSRDRAVFGNWVEENILRTEGATAR; translated from the coding sequence ATGTCTGAGATCCACGATCTGCGAGACGCCGTGGCGAAGCTGATCCACGACGGCGACACCGTCGCCCTGGAGGGCTTCACGCACCTGATCCCCTTTCGCGCCGCGCACGAGATCATCCGCCAGGGTATGACCGACCTCACGCTGGTGCGCATGACCCCGGACCTCCTCTACGACCAGCTCATCGGCGTGGGGGCGGCCCAAAAGCTCGTCTTCTCCTGGGGCGGCAGTCCCGGTGTGGGTTCGCTGCACCGGTTCCGCGACGCGGTGGAGAACGGCTGGCCGCGCCCGCTGGAACTGGACGAGCACAGCCACGCCGGCATGGTGAACCGCTATGTCGCGGGCGCCTCACGGCTGCCGTTCGCCGTCCTGCGCGGTTACCGGGGCAACGACATCGCCGGCCGCACCGAGTCCGTCGCCCCCGTCGTCTGTCCGTTCACCGGCGAGGAGCTGACCGCGGTCGCCGCCCTCAACCCGGATGTGACCGTCATCCACGCCCAGCGGGCCGACCGGGCCGGCAACGTCCAGCTCTGGGGTCTGCTCGGGGTGCAGAAGGAGGCGGTCCTCGCGGCCGACCGGGTGCTGGTCACGGTGGAGGAGCTGGTCGACCGCCTCACTCCGGTTCCGGGCGCGATCACCCTGCCCGCCTGGGTCGTCGACGCCGTCGCGGTCGTCCCCGGCGGCGCCCACCCGTCGTACGCCGCCGGATACAGCAGCCGCGACAACGACTACTACCGGGCGTGGAGCGAGGTGTCCCGAGACCGCGCGGTCTTCGGGAACTGGGTCGAGGAGAACATCCTGCGCACGGAGGGGGCGACCGCTCGATGA
- a CDS encoding amino acid adenylation domain-containing protein: protein MPELDKHTALPLTAAQLEIWLSLQILGNPRIASVEREIFGPLKLWAFEAALRRVVSETDSLHTYFVSDGPLVRQVADPSLAWDLTVVDLRGADDPRAAADAWVDTHWNRAYPTDRGPLFHYALLVLGPDHFRWHQQYHQIMGDISAFSLVERRVAEVYRALVRGEAVPDPGYGSLAGLVDEELAYQESDEYAADRRFWLERAEEGLSPSLLTGGPGVGWDAAEVTRGCVRADQVSIGLAGLNRAADAAGVRRSAVLIATMAAYVGAMNGTADVVLNLPVSARVGPVAQATPGVLSNILPLRLRIDSQAPFTALARQAAEEVRRVMRHQRFRNEHLVREIGTTSAGQELPGITVNIISGGDLDFDGPRTEREIFFACPVDLMTGFCVSGDRVLVSFLANPELWDGVGVRGHQERFLRVLEQVVADPGMRVGSVDLLVEGEHERLEGWNNTECEVPGGSWVELWRAQVASTPDAVAVVSPDEDEEPLTYAELDARASRLAHWLRGRGVGPEGVVAIAVPRSVEMVVAILGVLKAGASYLPLDLAYPAERTAFMLEDSRPALVLTTTAAADELPVRAVALDGPAATEIAAQPAAEVSVAVRPEHPAYVIYTSGSTGRPKGVVVPHRGVVNYVSWLQAEFPVGPGDRLLHKTPVTFDVSVRELLWPLAAGAAVVLARPGGQGDARYIAELITAEGVTGAHFVPSMLEVFAQEPTAAGCTSLRWVMCSGEALSASTVGRLTAMVDVPVHNLYGPTEASVDVTVCRDVTPQGPVPIGGPVANTRLYVLDSALRLVPPGVPGKLYLAGAGLARGYARRPALTAQRFVACPFAPGERMYRTGDVVRRRRDGLLDYLGRADDQVKIRGFRIEPGEIEATLLRHPEVAQAAVTVHEEPTGPRRLTAYLTPAQGTAALDGVEVREFAAGRLPEYMVPAVCVVLDALPLTPNGKLDRRALPAPDFTALTTSRPARTPQEEALCSMFADLLGVPGVGIDDNLFTLGGDSLLAVRLAARAQTELGTHITLRDVFHTPTPVGLARVHADRLGPA, encoded by the coding sequence ATGCCTGAGCTGGACAAGCACACCGCCTTGCCCCTGACCGCCGCGCAACTGGAGATCTGGCTCTCGTTGCAGATCCTGGGAAATCCCCGCATCGCGTCGGTGGAGCGGGAGATATTCGGCCCGCTGAAGCTGTGGGCGTTCGAGGCCGCGCTGCGGCGGGTGGTCTCGGAGACGGACTCCTTGCACACGTACTTCGTCTCCGACGGCCCGCTGGTGCGGCAGGTGGCGGATCCGTCGCTCGCATGGGATCTGACGGTCGTCGACCTGCGCGGCGCGGACGATCCGCGCGCGGCGGCCGACGCCTGGGTCGACACCCACTGGAACCGTGCCTATCCCACCGACCGTGGGCCGCTGTTCCACTACGCGCTGCTCGTCCTCGGCCCGGACCACTTCCGGTGGCATCAGCAGTATCACCAGATCATGGGCGACATCTCGGCGTTCTCCCTCGTCGAGCGGCGGGTCGCGGAGGTCTACCGCGCCCTGGTGCGCGGCGAGGCGGTGCCGGACCCCGGATACGGCTCCCTCGCCGGCCTGGTCGACGAGGAGCTGGCGTACCAGGAGTCCGACGAGTACGCCGCCGACCGGCGGTTCTGGCTGGAGCGGGCCGAGGAGGGCCTCAGCCCGTCCCTGCTGACCGGCGGGCCGGGCGTCGGCTGGGACGCGGCCGAGGTGACCCGCGGCTGTGTGCGCGCCGACCAGGTGAGCATCGGGCTGGCCGGGCTGAACCGGGCGGCCGACGCGGCCGGGGTGCGGCGCTCCGCCGTGCTCATCGCGACGATGGCGGCGTACGTCGGCGCGATGAACGGCACGGCGGACGTCGTGCTGAACCTGCCGGTGAGCGCCCGCGTGGGCCCCGTCGCCCAGGCCACTCCGGGCGTGCTGTCGAACATCCTGCCCCTGCGTCTGCGCATCGACAGCCAGGCACCGTTCACCGCACTCGCCCGGCAAGCCGCAGAGGAGGTACGCCGGGTGATGCGCCACCAGCGTTTCCGCAACGAACACCTCGTGCGCGAGATCGGCACGACCTCGGCGGGCCAGGAGCTGCCGGGCATCACCGTGAACATCATCTCCGGCGGCGACCTGGACTTCGACGGCCCTCGCACGGAGCGGGAGATCTTCTTCGCCTGCCCGGTCGACCTGATGACGGGTTTCTGCGTCAGCGGCGACCGAGTACTGGTGTCGTTCCTCGCCAATCCCGAGCTGTGGGACGGGGTGGGTGTGAGGGGGCATCAGGAGCGGTTCCTGCGGGTGCTGGAGCAGGTGGTGGCTGATCCGGGGATGCGGGTGGGGTCGGTGGACCTGCTGGTGGAGGGTGAGCATGAGCGGCTTGAGGGGTGGAACAACACGGAGTGCGAGGTGCCGGGGGGCAGCTGGGTGGAGTTGTGGCGGGCCCAGGTCGCGTCGACGCCGGACGCGGTGGCAGTGGTGAGTCCGGACGAGGACGAAGAGCCGCTGACCTACGCGGAATTGGACGCGCGGGCGAGCCGGCTGGCGCACTGGCTGCGGGGGCGGGGTGTGGGTCCGGAGGGGGTGGTGGCGATCGCCGTCCCGCGGAGTGTGGAGATGGTGGTGGCAATCCTGGGGGTGCTGAAGGCGGGGGCGTCGTATCTGCCGCTGGACCTCGCGTATCCGGCGGAGCGGACGGCGTTCATGTTGGAGGACTCCCGTCCCGCGCTGGTCCTGACCACGACCGCCGCCGCGGACGAACTGCCCGTGCGGGCGGTGGCGTTGGACGGTCCCGCGGCCACCGAGATCGCCGCACAGCCGGCCGCGGAGGTCTCGGTGGCGGTACGGCCGGAGCATCCCGCCTACGTCATCTACACCTCGGGGTCGACAGGCCGGCCGAAGGGTGTGGTGGTTCCGCACCGAGGGGTCGTGAACTACGTGTCGTGGTTGCAGGCCGAGTTCCCCGTCGGGCCCGGGGACCGGTTGCTGCACAAGACGCCGGTCACGTTCGACGTGTCCGTGCGGGAGTTGCTGTGGCCGCTGGCTGCGGGCGCGGCGGTGGTACTCGCACGGCCCGGCGGGCAGGGTGACGCTCGCTACATCGCCGAGCTGATCACCGCCGAAGGGGTGACGGGGGCGCATTTCGTGCCCTCGATGCTGGAGGTCTTCGCCCAGGAACCGACGGCTGCCGGGTGTACGAGTCTGCGGTGGGTGATGTGCAGCGGGGAAGCCCTGTCCGCGTCCACCGTGGGCCGGCTGACCGCGATGGTGGATGTGCCGGTCCACAACCTCTACGGCCCGACCGAGGCGTCCGTGGACGTGACGGTGTGCCGTGACGTCACCCCTCAGGGCCCGGTCCCGATCGGCGGGCCCGTGGCCAACACCCGCCTGTACGTCCTGGACTCCGCTCTGCGTCTCGTCCCGCCGGGTGTGCCCGGCAAGCTGTACCTGGCCGGCGCGGGGCTCGCCCGCGGATACGCCCGGCGACCAGCACTGACCGCTCAGCGGTTCGTGGCCTGTCCCTTCGCACCGGGCGAGCGCATGTACCGCACAGGGGACGTGGTGCGCAGGCGGCGGGATGGGCTGCTGGACTACCTGGGGCGGGCGGACGACCAGGTCAAGATCCGCGGGTTCCGCATCGAACCCGGCGAAATCGAAGCCACGTTGCTACGCCATCCGGAGGTCGCGCAGGCCGCCGTCACCGTCCACGAGGAACCCACCGGCCCCCGCCGACTGACCGCCTACCTCACCCCCGCCCAGGGCACCGCCGCGCTGGACGGTGTGGAGGTGCGGGAGTTCGCGGCTGGCCGGCTGCCCGAGTACATGGTCCCGGCGGTGTGTGTGGTCCTGGACGCACTCCCGCTGACCCCGAACGGGAAACTCGACCGGCGGGCCTTGCCCGCTCCCGACTTCACCGCCCTCACCACCTCTCGCCCCGCCCGCACCCCACAGGAGGAGGCGCTGTGCAGCATGTTCGCCGACCTCCTCGGTGTCCCCGGTGTCGGGATCGACGACAACCTGTTCACGCTCGGCGGGGACTCCCTCCTCGCCGTCCGGCTCGCGGCCCGCGCCCAGACCGAGCTCGGCACCCACATCACCCTCCGCGACGTCTTCCACACCCCCACCCCCGTCGGCCTGGCCCGTGTGCACGCAGACCGGCTCGGTCCGGCGTGA
- a CDS encoding inner-membrane translocator, translating to MPERADGNSALTGGCLLFLILVADVAAALLAAIVIAARRLGRTNAYSGTPSPDWTPVLGFGALTLALGVTAVVLLRIGHGGIGALQLTLCGFLAVHTLEYWP from the coding sequence ATGCCCGAACGTGCCGACGGAAACAGTGCTCTCACCGGAGGTTGTCTCCTGTTCCTCATACTGGTGGCGGACGTCGCGGCCGCGCTGCTGGCCGCCATCGTGATCGCCGCTCGGAGACTGGGCCGGACGAACGCCTACTCCGGCACGCCGTCCCCGGACTGGACGCCGGTGCTGGGCTTCGGCGCCCTGACCCTGGCACTCGGCGTGACGGCCGTCGTGCTGCTGCGGATCGGGCACGGCGGCATCGGGGCGCTGCAACTGACGCTCTGCGGTTTCCTGGCGGTCCACACACTGGAGTACTGGCCCTGA